gatcctatgttgatacccttattgatcctatgttgataccccttattgatcctatgtgatacctcttattgatcctatgttgatacctcttattgatcctatgtgtgAATAATATTCATCCTAAAACTTTCAGCCAGTAAATCAATAACACGGAGCCATTATTTTCATGAGCAAATGTCTAAAATATGATTCTTCAGCATATTAAAACCAACAATGTTAAAGTGTAAATCTACAAAAATCTATTTATTATGTTTCTCTTCCTGGAAATTTTCaaagaggaaacacacacacaatgtaatgattaaaaaaggtagtgtctccaaccTTACCtcagttatgtgtgtgtatatatgtgtgtgtgtgtgtgtgtgtgtgtgtgtgtgtgtgtgtgtgtgtgtgtgtgtgtgttattgccTGTTAACTGTCTGCAGTGGATGTGCTAATGCTGAGCCTCTCTGGGCGGGTCCTCTTGGTTCCTGTTTCTAGTTCCTTTTTCTCTCCAGCGTCCGTGTCTCAGTTCTTTCTCTCGACGTGGATCTCCACATGAAGGTCTCTGAACTCGTCTGTCTGGAACGTTCTACTCGTCAACTCCAGCTGTTCTTTAGTTACAGAGAGAGGTTCACCTCACTTCTAAAGGAGGTAAGAAACAGCTTCATTATAACAGGGGGAAgatgggatgtgtgtgtgtgtgtgtgtctgtaaccataattgtgtgtgtctttttgggatgttttggaTCATCGCAGGGACAAAAGATGGAGACGCCTCAGGAAGTCGTCTTAAGAATCTTACAAGCCTTGGGAGCTGAGCACTTTGAAACGTTTAATTGGCACCTGCAGCAGGAAGGAGCCCTCAACAACTTCCCAGCAATCCCAAGGAGTAAACTGGAGAAAGAAACCCGGCTTAACACCGTGGATATGATGCTCCAGACCTACAGTAAACACATTACTGATGTGACCAGAATAGTTTTAGTGAAGATGAATCGATATGATCTGGTGAAGAAGTTACCGCGTCATGGAGAAGTCAACACCCCAGAAGGTGAAGGTAAGTCATATTcattataaatttaaaaaatggatgtAACAAAGTTTAAACTTGTATATCCTAGTCTTCAACAACCATTAGCTGTGTTACCTATGTCTCCCTCTTATCTACAACGATACATATGTTGTGTTGACAAGAAGAGAACAAGCTCCCAATCCTCCACCAGAGGAACTACATTTAAAGGGTCTCTGACAACAAAACATGATGAAACCCAGTCAGACTGTTTTGGTAACTGTGCTGGTTAGAGTCGGCACACTCTGATGTCTCTGGAAGAAACTGCTTGGGCAATATTAATTCCCTCTGTTATTAAGTCATATACCTTCTGGTTTATTGGGACAATGAAGAGTTCCTAGACGTATGACTGAGACTCAGTATAGCAGTAACAAGAGGAGAAACTCAACAGAACGCACCCATGACCGAGCTGCAGCTCCTCCATCTTGGACTGAACCCACACAACCTTCTCTAGAGTTTGGCCTCTTGTTACTTCTATACTTTTGAATGAGACACCCAACATATCAGTTGTTTTGTGAATAGATTTGATGAATACAGAAATGTTCACACTCATATTCACCAGAACAAAAACCTCATGACATCAGTTTTATTCATTCAGAGATTCGTGCTGAGTGTCAGCGAGAACTCAAAATCTAAGCTAGACAGGAAGTTCCAGCGTGTCtttgaggggattgctaaagAAGGAGACCAAACTGTTCTGGATCAGATGTTTACAGAGATCTACCTCCtgaagggaggggctgcagaggTCAATGATcaacatgaggtcagacagattgaaacagcatcctggaaaccagacagaccagaaacaacaatcagacaagaagacatctttaaaaccccacctggaagagataaaccaatcagagcagtgatgacaaagggagtggctggcatcgggaaaacagtcttaacacagaagttcactctggactgggctgaaggcaaagccaaccaggacatccagttcttattcccattcaccttcagagagctgaatgtgctgaaagagagaaagttcagcttggtggaacttgttgattacttctttagtgaaaccaaagaagcaggactcagcaggtttgaagaggtcccggtggtcttcatctttgacggtctggatgagtgtcgaccTCCTCTGGACATCCAcaacactgagatcctgactgatgttacagagtccaccgCAGTGGGTGTGatgctgacaaacctcatcagggggaatctgcttccctctgctcgcctctggataaccacacgacctgcagcagccaatcagatccctcttgggtgtgttgacatggtgacagaggtcagagggttcactgacgcccagaaggaggagtacttcaggaagagattcagagatgaggagcaggccagcaggatcatctcccacatcaagagatcccgaagcctccacatcatgtgccacatcccagtcttctgctggatcactgctacagttctggagaaggtgttggagaccagagagggaggagaactgcccaagaccctgactgagatgtacatccacttcctggtggttcagtccaaacAGAAGAATGTCAAGTATGATGGAAGAACTGAGACGGATCAAACCTGGAGTCCAGAGACCAGAAAGATGATtgagtctctgggaaaactggcttttgagcagctgcagaaaggcaacctgatcttctatgaatcagacctgacagagtgtggcatcgatatcaACGCAGCCTCAGTGGtctcaggagtgttcacacagatctttaaagaggagagtggactgtaccaggacaaggtgttctgcttcgtccatctgagtgttcaggagttccTTGCTGCgcttcatgtccatctgaccttcacggactctggagtcaacctgctggcTGAAGAACAAACAACATCCAAGCTGCCTAAATTCTTCAGAGTCAGACTAAAACAAACATCATCAGCACGTTTCTACCAGAGAGCTGTGGACAAGGCCTTACAGAGCCTaaatggacacctggacttgttcctacgcttcctcctgggtctttctCTGCAGACCAATCAGAGTCTCCTACGAGGTCTGctgacacagacaggaagtagctCAGAGACCAATCAGGAACAGTGAAGTAAGTACAAGAAGAAGAGGATAagaatctgtctgcagagagaagcatcaatctgttccactgtctgaatgaactgtGAATGATCGTTCTCTAGTGGAGCAGATCAAACAGTCCCTGAGTTCAGGAAGTCTCTCCACAGATAAcactgtctcctgctcagtggtcagctctggtcttcatcttactgtcatcagaagaagatctggacggtgttgacctgaagaaatactctgcttcagaggaggctcttctgaggctgctgccagtggtcaaagcctccacAAAAAAGCTCTGTACGTGGGATTTATTCATCAATAAATACTCTGCTATCTTTTACAACAggagttaataataaataaacttcctgttgtctctccaggtgagtggctgtaacctgtcagagagaagctgtgaagctttgtcctcagttctcagctcccagtcctctagtctggagagctggacctgagtaacaacaacctgcaggattcaggagggaagctgatctctgatggatgaagagtccacactgcactctggagactctcaggtcaggaTTCATTAACCCGTTCAACTGATGACCATTTAAACTCTGAAAACTTTAGTTGATAAAACAGCTGACGTGTAgctttgtgtctttttatgtaATGAACTTTAGCAGTAGTTTTGAGACTCAAAAATTAAATCCTGCAGatgattttaaagattattcAAAATCTGGACTAAAATGTACCTGGACAACAAGCAAAGAAAGAACTAGCACATGGCTCCACGTGTTGACAGAGGCttcctgtgtgttgttctgtgtgtttccagtctgtcaggctgtctgatctcagaggaaggctgttcttctctggtctcagctctgagctccaacccctcccatctgagagagctggacctgagctacaatcatccaggagactcaggagtgaagGTGCTGTCAGCGGGACTGAAGGATCCTCTCtggagactggacactctcaggtacacacactgaTCAACAAGAAGGAGATATTAGTGGAGGAcgttttaaagaagaacatctCCAGGAACTAAAATCATAACTCCCTTTGTTAATAGTTGATGGAGTTTGGACAGATATCTGTCCGTGGTTTTAAAGAAACATAATGTTTCCTCTTTCCTCTTTActacacaaagagagaaatgttAAACAAACATGGTCTTGAGGTTCCtccatacacactaatataataatagacattaatataatacacattaatatataaatacac
The genomic region above belongs to Etheostoma spectabile isolate EspeVRDwgs_2016 unplaced genomic scaffold, UIUC_Espe_1.0 scaffold00570049, whole genome shotgun sequence and contains:
- the LOC116685572 gene encoding protein NLRC3-like, whose product is METPQEVVLRILQALGAEHFETFNWHLQQEGALNNFPAIPRSKLEKETRLNTVDMMLQTYSKHITDVTRIVLVKMNRYDLVKKLPRHGEVNTPEGEVLFIQRFVLSVSENSKSKLDRKFQRVFEGIAKEGDQTVLDQMFTEIYLLKGGAAEVNDQHEVRQIETASWKPDRPETTIRQEDIFKTPPGRDKPIRAVMTKGVAGIGKTVLTQKFTLDWAEGKANQDIQFLFPFTFRELNVLKERKFSLVELVDYFFSETKEAGLSRFEEVPVVFIFDGLDECRPPLDIHNTEILTDVTESTAVGVMLTNLIRGNLLPSARLWITTRPAAANQIPLGCVDMVTEVRGFTDAQKEEYFRKRFRDEEQASRIISHIKRSRSLHIMCHIPVFCWITATVLEKVLETREGGELPKTLTEMYIHFLVVQSKQKNVKYDGRTETDQTWSPETRKMIESLGKLAFEQLQKGNLIFYESDLTECGIDINAASVVSGVFTQIFKEESGLYQDKVFCFVHLSVQEFLAALHVHLTFTDSGVNLLAEEQTTSKLPKFFRVRLKQTSSARFYQRAVDKALQSLNGHLDLFLRFLLGLSLQTNQSLLRGLLTQTGSSSETNQEQ
- the LOC116685573 gene encoding ribonuclease inhibitor-like isoform X2, which produces MKSPHCTLETLSLSGCLISEEGCSSLVSALSSNPSHLRELDLSYNHPGDSGVKVLSAGLKDPLWRLDTLRVEPAGVRWLTPGLRKYSCELTVDTNTVDRNLKTV
- the LOC116685573 gene encoding NACHT, LRR and PYD domains-containing protein 12-like isoform X1, encoding MAPRVDRGFLCVVLCVSSLSGCLISEEGCSSLVSALSSNPSHLRELDLSYNHPGDSGVKVLSAGLKDPLWRLDTLRVEPAGVRWLTPGLRKYSCELTVDTNTVDRNLKTV